One Succinispira mobilis DSM 6222 genomic window carries:
- the rpsF gene encoding 30S ribosomal protein S6: MNNYEVMYIIKTMDEEATNAVISKFEALITNNGGTVEKIDRWGKKRLAYEINDCLEGFYCLVHFAAEAAVVTELDRVMKITDEILRHMIIRKGE; this comes from the coding sequence ATGAACAATTATGAAGTAATGTACATCATTAAGACGATGGACGAGGAAGCGACAAACGCGGTAATCAGTAAGTTCGAGGCTTTAATTACAAACAACGGTGGTACAGTAGAAAAAATCGACCGTTGGGGTAAAAAACGCTTAGCTTATGAAATTAACGACTGTTTGGAAGGTTTCTATTGCCTAGTTCACTTTGCAGCAGAAGCAGCAGTAGTTACAGAACTTGATCGTGTAATGAAGATTACTGACGAGATACTACGTCACATGATTATTAGAAAAGGCGAATAA
- a CDS encoding ABC transporter substrate-binding protein has product MFAKSKKLFSILGVALLAGSLLVGCGGEKKADNKAGDILKIGANLEMTGTNASFGKSASNGAKLALKEINAKGGVLGGKKLELVVADNKSEVAEAANAMQKLITSDKVIASIAPIASSSVIAGAEINQKYKVLGISPTASNPAVTVDPKTGKTREYLFRAAFIDPFQGSVMANFASKSLNAKTAALYIENSSDYAKGLGKFFQEQFAKNGGTIVAQEAYLQKDTDFKATLTKIKAQNPDVVFVPGYYQEVGLIIKQAREMGITAPFLGGDGWDSAKLPEIAGQTALDNAFFSNHYSPDDSSEAVKAFVANYKKEYNETPDAFAALAYDATMMVVEAIKRANSADPTKIRDELEKTKDYAAVSGKISLNATHDAVKSAVIVAFKDGKQIFKEKVNP; this is encoded by the coding sequence ATGTTTGCCAAAAGTAAAAAACTCTTTAGTATTTTAGGTGTAGCTTTATTAGCAGGTAGCTTGCTAGTTGGTTGTGGCGGCGAAAAAAAAGCTGATAATAAAGCCGGCGATATTTTAAAAATTGGTGCTAATTTAGAAATGACTGGTACTAATGCTTCTTTCGGAAAATCAGCTTCAAACGGGGCTAAATTGGCTCTTAAAGAAATCAATGCCAAGGGTGGCGTTTTAGGTGGCAAGAAATTAGAATTGGTAGTAGCTGATAACAAAAGTGAAGTTGCAGAAGCAGCTAATGCTATGCAAAAGCTCATTACTAGCGATAAAGTAATTGCTTCTATTGCTCCAATTGCGTCTTCAAGCGTTATTGCTGGAGCTGAAATTAACCAAAAATATAAAGTATTAGGTATAAGTCCGACTGCCTCTAATCCAGCGGTAACGGTAGATCCTAAAACTGGTAAAACTAGAGAATATTTATTTAGAGCCGCGTTTATTGATCCTTTCCAAGGTTCAGTAATGGCAAATTTTGCTTCTAAAAGTTTGAATGCCAAAACAGCAGCATTATATATCGAAAATAGTAGTGACTATGCTAAAGGCTTAGGCAAATTCTTCCAAGAGCAATTTGCGAAAAATGGAGGTACAATTGTAGCTCAAGAAGCGTATTTACAAAAAGATACGGACTTTAAAGCAACTTTAACCAAAATTAAAGCCCAAAACCCAGATGTAGTTTTTGTACCAGGTTATTATCAAGAAGTTGGCTTAATTATTAAGCAAGCAAGAGAGATGGGCATTACGGCACCATTTTTAGGTGGCGATGGTTGGGATTCAGCTAAATTACCAGAAATTGCTGGACAAACAGCTTTAGACAATGCATTTTTTAGTAATCACTACTCCCCAGACGATTCAAGTGAAGCGGTAAAAGCTTTTGTAGCGAACTATAAAAAAGAATATAATGAAACTCCAGACGCTTTTGCAGCGCTTGCTTATGATGCAACTATGATGGTTGTAGAAGCGATTAAACGTGCTAATAGTGCAGATCCGACTAAAATTCGTGATGAATTAGAAAAGACTAAAGACTATGCGGCCGTTTCCGGAAAAATTAGCCTAAATGCAACACATGATGCCGTAAAAAGTGCTGTAATTGTTGCCTTTAAAGACGGTAAACAAATCTTTAAAGAAAAAGTAAATCCCTAG
- a CDS encoding ABC transporter ATP-binding protein, whose protein sequence is MDILQINKMGITFGGLRAVSNLNLTIKQGELVGLIGPNGAGKTTAFNLITGVYQPTEGEVVFRGKNTKGLPSFKVTQMGMARTFQNIRLFSELSVLDNVKIAYTYHVQYSLLESITRLGRYYKEEQEITEKALKLLEIFGLQDKAYEIAKNLPYGEQRRLEIARALATEPQFLLLDEPAAGMNPQETHELMKLIAWIREKFKLSILLIEHDMSLVMGVCERIYVLEYGCLIAQGTPEEIKNNPRVIEAYLGEEVS, encoded by the coding sequence GTGGACATTCTGCAAATAAATAAAATGGGCATTACTTTTGGCGGCTTACGAGCGGTTTCTAATCTGAATTTAACCATTAAGCAGGGCGAGTTAGTGGGGTTGATTGGGCCAAATGGTGCGGGTAAAACTACCGCATTTAACTTGATTACAGGGGTTTATCAACCAACAGAGGGCGAAGTTGTGTTTCGGGGCAAAAATACTAAAGGGTTACCTTCTTTTAAAGTCACCCAAATGGGTATGGCTCGTACTTTCCAAAATATTCGCTTGTTTTCGGAATTAAGTGTTTTAGATAATGTTAAAATCGCGTATACTTATCATGTACAATACAGTTTATTAGAAAGTATTACTCGACTAGGGCGATACTACAAAGAAGAACAAGAGATTACAGAAAAAGCGCTAAAATTGTTAGAGATTTTTGGTCTACAAGATAAGGCTTATGAAATTGCTAAAAATCTGCCTTATGGCGAACAACGGCGCTTAGAAATCGCTCGTGCTTTGGCAACAGAACCACAGTTTTTACTGTTAGATGAGCCCGCGGCAGGAATGAATCCCCAAGAAACTCACGAACTGATGAAATTAATTGCTTGGATTCGGGAAAAATTTAAATTATCGATTTTACTAATCGAACATGATATGAGTTTGGTAATGGGTGTTTGTGAGCGGATATATGTGCTAGAATATGGGTGTCTGATTGCGCAAGGGACACCTGAGGAAATTAAAAATAATCCTCGTGTAATAGAAGCATATTTAGGCGAGGAGGTTAGTTAG
- a CDS encoding branched-chain amino acid ABC transporter permease, whose amino-acid sequence MESSSFIMQFLQQLINGVSLGSIYALIALGYTMVYGIIKLINFAHGDIYMVGAYAGFVAITVLKLPFFPALLFAMVAASIIGMIIEKLAYKPLRNAPRIAVLITAIGVSLLLEYGMILFVTPQPRTFPSVFGAEVYHLGGLIVNSQQILILSVALVLMVALTYIVQKTKAGKAMRAVSYDTDAARLMGIDVDKVISYTFALGSSLAAAAGVLVGIYYNSIDPLMGIMPGLKAFVAAVLGGIGIIPGAVLGGLIMGVVEAMVSGFISSTLRDAAAFAILILILLFKPAGLLGKNTREKV is encoded by the coding sequence ATGGAAAGCAGCTCATTTATCATGCAATTTTTGCAGCAATTAATCAATGGGGTATCTTTAGGGAGTATTTATGCTCTAATTGCCCTAGGCTATACAATGGTTTATGGGATTATCAAGTTAATAAATTTTGCCCATGGAGATATTTATATGGTAGGCGCATATGCAGGATTTGTAGCGATTACCGTTTTGAAATTACCATTTTTTCCGGCCCTACTATTTGCGATGGTGGCTGCAAGTATTATCGGGATGATTATCGAAAAATTAGCTTATAAACCGCTGAGAAACGCGCCAAGAATTGCGGTTTTAATTACGGCAATCGGGGTTTCTCTTTTACTAGAATATGGCATGATTTTATTTGTAACGCCTCAACCACGGACTTTTCCTAGTGTATTTGGCGCGGAAGTATACCACTTAGGCGGTTTAATTGTAAACAGCCAACAAATTTTAATTTTATCGGTAGCCTTAGTTTTAATGGTGGCTCTAACTTATATTGTTCAAAAAACGAAGGCTGGTAAAGCGATGCGGGCAGTATCTTATGATACTGATGCGGCGCGACTTATGGGAATTGATGTTGACAAAGTTATCTCCTATACCTTTGCCTTAGGTTCGTCTTTAGCGGCAGCGGCAGGGGTGTTAGTAGGTATTTATTATAACTCTATTGACCCACTTATGGGGATTATGCCAGGGCTAAAAGCCTTTGTGGCGGCAGTGTTGGGCGGCATTGGTATTATTCCTGGGGCAGTATTGGGTGGTTTAATCATGGGTGTGGTAGAAGCGATGGTTAGTGGCTTTATCTCTTCGACCTTGCGTGATGCTGCAGCCTTTGCGATTTTGATTTTAATTTTATTATTTAAACCAGCAGGCTTGTTGGGAAAAAATACGCGTGAGAAAGTGTAG
- the ychF gene encoding redox-regulated ATPase YchF, whose protein sequence is MSSLEVGIVGLPNVGKSTLFNAITKAGAEAANYPFCTIEPNVGVVEVPDARLEVLRAMNNSKRVLPATMRFVDIAGLVKGASTGEGLGNKFLAHIREVDAVAQVVRCFQDENITHVEGNLDPLRDIEIINTELCLADIEGVEKRIERLHKMIKAGDKKAAQEKEVLEKIAKQLGEAIPVRRMGLSDEELETISVLNLLTNKPSIFIANVSEEEVANPYDNEYVQKVQEYAASENAQVVCISAKLEAEIAELEGEEAEEFLQAAGLEESGLARLIKASYKLLGLTTFLTAGEQEVRAWTIKIGTKAPQAAGRIHSDIERGFIRAEIVSYDDLIACGSQNAAKEKGLVRLEGKEYIMKDGDVTHFRFNV, encoded by the coding sequence ATTAGTAGTTTAGAAGTTGGGATTGTTGGCTTACCAAATGTTGGGAAAAGTACTTTATTTAATGCAATCACAAAAGCGGGTGCCGAAGCCGCTAACTATCCATTTTGCACAATTGAGCCGAATGTGGGTGTAGTAGAAGTTCCAGATGCACGCTTAGAAGTTTTAAGAGCGATGAATAATAGTAAACGTGTATTACCAGCGACAATGCGCTTTGTGGATATTGCGGGTTTAGTAAAAGGCGCATCTACAGGCGAAGGTTTAGGCAATAAATTTTTGGCTCATATTCGCGAAGTTGATGCGGTAGCGCAAGTAGTGCGTTGCTTCCAAGATGAAAATATTACCCATGTAGAAGGTAATTTAGATCCATTGCGTGATATTGAAATTATCAATACTGAGCTTTGTCTAGCCGATATTGAAGGGGTAGAAAAGCGTATTGAGCGTTTACACAAAATGATTAAAGCTGGCGACAAAAAAGCAGCACAAGAAAAAGAAGTGTTAGAGAAAATAGCCAAACAATTGGGTGAAGCTATTCCCGTAAGGCGTATGGGTTTAAGTGATGAGGAGTTAGAAACAATTAGCGTTTTAAACTTACTGACTAATAAACCGAGTATATTCATTGCCAATGTTAGTGAAGAAGAAGTAGCTAATCCTTATGACAATGAATATGTACAAAAAGTTCAAGAATATGCGGCTTCAGAAAACGCGCAAGTCGTTTGCATTTCAGCAAAATTAGAAGCAGAAATTGCCGAACTAGAAGGTGAAGAAGCGGAAGAATTCTTACAAGCGGCAGGGTTAGAAGAATCTGGCTTAGCACGCTTGATTAAAGCTAGTTATAAACTGTTAGGGTTAACTACTTTTTTAACTGCAGGTGAGCAAGAAGTACGGGCTTGGACAATTAAAATTGGTACCAAAGCACCACAGGCAGCAGGCAGAATTCACAGTGATATTGAGCGCGGCTTTATTCGGGCGGAGATCGTATCTTATGATGATTTAATCGCTTGTGGTTCGCAAAATGCGGCTAAAGAAAAGGGCTTAGTGCGTCTAGAAGGTAAAGAATATATTATGAAAGATGGCGATGTAACTCATTTCCGTTTTAATGTATAA
- a CDS encoding single-stranded DNA-binding protein, translating into MNKVILVGRLTKDPEVRYTPTGKVVASFTLAVNRGFTTKDNAQEADFIPIVVWGNSAEFCGNNLNKGSKVLVDGRLQVRSYDAKDGSKRYVTEVIANNLEALERRQGASVAKSEDKDQVQDVVQSFGSDVDLNDEVPF; encoded by the coding sequence GTGAATAAGGTTATATTAGTAGGACGTTTAACCAAAGATCCTGAGGTTAGATATACTCCCACAGGCAAAGTTGTTGCTAGTTTTACACTAGCTGTAAATAGGGGTTTTACCACGAAAGATAACGCTCAAGAAGCCGACTTCATACCAATTGTAGTCTGGGGAAATTCAGCTGAGTTTTGCGGTAATAATCTGAATAAAGGCAGCAAAGTTCTCGTAGACGGGAGACTACAAGTGCGCTCTTATGATGCAAAAGACGGTTCTAAACGCTATGTAACTGAAGTTATTGCTAATAACTTAGAAGCATTAGAGCGGAGACAGGGAGCAAGTGTTGCGAAATCAGAAGATAAAGATCAAGTGCAAGATGTAGTGCAATCATTCGGTAGTGATGTTGATTTAAACGATGAAGTGCCATTTTAA
- a CDS encoding DUF4446 family protein, producing MYDIQMVLSVLSGVCAFLLLLIIVLYVRLNNMRKKYTLLMQGSEDKNLEDMFIKRLDAINKNVIDLQRLEQKQQYLEHKMQGCIQKVGIIRFNAYNDIAGDLSYSMAVLDEYNNGLVLSGLISRTDMRCYAKAIINNTSAHVLTEEEQLAIKTAQEKYSENSK from the coding sequence ATGTACGATATACAAATGGTCCTTAGTGTTTTATCCGGAGTGTGTGCCTTTTTACTATTGTTAATTATTGTTTTATATGTAAGACTTAATAATATGCGAAAAAAATATACTTTGCTTATGCAAGGTAGTGAAGATAAAAATCTTGAGGATATGTTTATTAAGCGCTTGGACGCAATTAACAAAAATGTGATAGATTTACAAAGGTTAGAGCAAAAACAGCAGTATTTGGAGCATAAAATGCAAGGTTGTATCCAAAAAGTCGGGATCATTCGTTTTAATGCCTATAATGACATTGCTGGGGATTTGAGTTATTCGATGGCGGTGCTCGATGAATACAATAATGGTTTGGTTTTGTCGGGATTAATTTCACGGACAGATATGCGTTGTTATGCTAAAGCTATAATTAATAACACTTCAGCACATGTATTAACAGAAGAAGAACAGTTAGCTATCAAAACTGCACAGGAAAAGTACAGCGAAAACAGTAAGTGA
- a CDS encoding ABC transporter substrate-binding protein, with the protein MKKSWKKAVGVLCAGMLMLTALTGCGGEKKAADTNEIKVGGNFELTGGVASFGKSTFNGFKMAIDEVNAAGGVNGKKINFIYTDNKSEISEASNATTKLITKDKVSVVVGPVVSASVLASAQIATDNKVPLLTPTGTNEKITFDNGKLREYLFRSCFIDPLQGEVMANFAAKSLNAKKIAVYLDSSSDYSKGLAQVFTETTKKLGGQIISQEAFLQKDTDFKATLTKIKAQNPEVIFIPAYYQEVGMIVKQARELGMNMPIIGVDGWDSPRLAEIAGADALNNTYFCNHYSPEDKDPRIQKFVADYKKIYNQAPDALAALGYDAGLMLVDALKRANSTDPKAIRDALAKTKDLQVVTGKLSLDAKHNPVKGVVIIEMKNGLQTFKERINL; encoded by the coding sequence ATGAAAAAGTCTTGGAAAAAGGCAGTAGGTGTTTTGTGTGCAGGAATGTTAATGCTGACGGCGCTTACAGGCTGCGGGGGCGAGAAAAAAGCGGCTGACACTAATGAAATCAAAGTTGGCGGCAATTTCGAACTTACCGGTGGGGTAGCTAGTTTTGGAAAATCTACATTCAATGGTTTTAAAATGGCGATTGATGAAGTTAATGCCGCAGGTGGTGTAAATGGTAAAAAGATTAATTTTATTTACACTGATAATAAGTCTGAAATTTCAGAGGCTTCTAATGCGACAACAAAACTAATAACTAAAGATAAGGTTTCTGTTGTGGTTGGTCCAGTAGTTAGTGCTTCTGTATTAGCATCTGCACAGATTGCAACTGATAATAAAGTACCATTGTTAACACCAACCGGTACAAATGAAAAAATTACTTTTGATAATGGCAAATTAAGAGAATATCTCTTTAGAAGTTGCTTTATTGATCCGCTACAAGGAGAAGTAATGGCAAATTTTGCTGCTAAAAGCTTGAATGCTAAGAAAATCGCTGTCTATTTAGATTCGTCTTCCGATTACTCTAAAGGCTTGGCGCAAGTATTTACCGAGACAACTAAAAAATTAGGTGGACAAATAATTTCTCAGGAAGCCTTCTTGCAAAAGGATACGGATTTCAAAGCAACTTTAACTAAGATAAAAGCCCAAAACCCAGAAGTTATCTTTATTCCGGCTTACTACCAAGAAGTAGGTATGATTGTAAAACAAGCTAGAGAGTTAGGTATGAACATGCCAATTATTGGGGTAGATGGTTGGGATTCGCCACGTTTAGCTGAAATTGCTGGTGCGGATGCGTTGAATAATACTTATTTCTGTAACCATTATTCACCAGAAGATAAAGATCCAAGAATTCAAAAATTTGTAGCAGATTACAAAAAAATCTATAATCAAGCACCAGATGCCCTTGCAGCACTTGGCTATGATGCTGGTTTAATGTTAGTGGATGCACTTAAACGTGCCAATAGTACAGATCCTAAAGCAATTCGCGATGCTTTAGCTAAAACTAAAGATTTACAAGTAGTAACGGGTAAATTATCTTTAGATGCCAAACATAATCCTGTTAAAGGGGTAGTAATCATTGAAATGAAAAATGGTTTACAAACCTTTAAAGAAAGAATTAATTTATAA
- a CDS encoding branched-chain amino acid ABC transporter permease, producing MKTMKKQDLLSLLLAIAVFILMQACIAFDIIGAFWEANLVSIGINIILAVSLNLINGFTGQFSIGHAGFMAVGAYLSAIATVKLALPFEVALVFGMIAAGLLGLLIGLPTLRLKGDYLAIATLGLGEIIRVAILNINYVGGASGFMGIARETNFTYAFMFALFTIFVVKNLINSAPGRACLAIRENEIAAETMGIDTTKYKVLAFTVGAAFAGLAGGLFSHYYYIAHPASFTFMKSFDILTMVVLGGLGSITGSVVGAIVLTFITAALSEYPEWRMIIYSISLIIMMIYRPQGLLGTTELNLQRLFRLGGAKSGHSANK from the coding sequence ATGAAGACAATGAAAAAACAAGATTTACTGTCTTTGCTTTTAGCAATAGCCGTGTTTATTTTAATGCAAGCTTGTATTGCGTTTGATATTATTGGGGCATTTTGGGAAGCCAATTTAGTTTCTATTGGTATTAATATTATTTTGGCGGTAAGTCTAAATCTCATCAATGGTTTTACGGGACAATTTTCTATTGGGCATGCCGGTTTTATGGCGGTAGGAGCCTATTTGTCTGCGATTGCGACCGTTAAATTAGCACTGCCTTTTGAAGTGGCTTTAGTTTTTGGCATGATCGCAGCCGGTCTATTAGGCTTACTGATTGGATTACCAACGCTACGCCTCAAAGGCGATTACTTAGCAATAGCCACGCTAGGCTTGGGAGAGATTATTCGGGTAGCGATTTTAAATATCAACTATGTAGGTGGGGCCTCTGGCTTTATGGGTATTGCCCGCGAAACTAACTTTACTTATGCTTTTATGTTCGCTTTATTTACAATTTTTGTGGTGAAAAATTTAATTAATTCAGCACCTGGGCGAGCCTGCCTAGCAATTCGCGAAAATGAAATTGCCGCGGAAACTATGGGGATTGATACCACGAAATATAAAGTGTTGGCTTTCACTGTGGGGGCAGCTTTTGCAGGTCTAGCGGGCGGCCTGTTCTCACATTACTACTATATTGCGCATCCAGCTTCTTTTACCTTTATGAAATCTTTTGATATTTTAACGATGGTAGTTCTAGGTGGGTTAGGTAGTATTACTGGTTCAGTGGTAGGGGCAATAGTGCTGACTTTTATTACGGCAGCTTTATCGGAATATCCAGAATGGCGGATGATTATATACTCGATTAGCTTAATTATTATGATGATTTATCGTCCGCAAGGTTTATTGGGTACAACAGAATTAAATTTACAAAGATTATTTCGCTTAGGAGGTGCTAAAAGTGGACATTCTGCAAATAAATAA
- a CDS encoding bactofilin family protein: MFGSSKKAKAAVDTSNIETLLGKSSEFKGTISCAGTVRIDGVFEGQITVNGDILVGSEAKIVADISVHNITISGNITGNINATGKIELMETAFVTGDVKAAAFVVEEGAVFNGRSESIKNTQVQ, encoded by the coding sequence ATGTTTGGCTCAAGTAAAAAAGCGAAAGCAGCAGTAGATACTAGTAATATTGAAACTTTGCTCGGAAAAAGTTCAGAGTTTAAGGGAACGATCAGTTGTGCGGGAACTGTCCGCATAGATGGGGTTTTTGAAGGGCAAATAACAGTTAACGGCGATATTTTGGTAGGTAGTGAAGCTAAAATTGTCGCGGACATTAGTGTACATAATATTACTATCTCTGGTAATATTACAGGAAACATTAATGCTACGGGTAAGATTGAATTAATGGAAACAGCTTTTGTAACCGGCGATGTAAAGGCGGCTGCCTTTGTAGTTGAAGAAGGTGCGGTATTCAATGGTAGAAGTGAAAGTATAAAAAATACACAGGTACAATAA
- a CDS encoding ABC transporter ATP-binding protein, whose translation MLKVNNIDVFYGAIHALHDVSIEVNQGEIVTLIGANGAGKSTTLRTVSGLLTPKKGEVTFEGQNIAGLAPHKIVSLGLSQVPEGRRVFANMSVLENLELGAYLRNDKAGIEQDMQDVFKKFPRLLERKEQLSGTLSGGEQQMLAMGRALMSRPKLLLLDEPSMGLAPLLVKEIFNIIQEINQSGTTVLLVEQNAHMALSIAHRAYVLETGKIALAGSAKELANSEEVRKAYLGG comes from the coding sequence ATGTTAAAAGTAAACAATATTGATGTTTTTTATGGCGCAATTCATGCCTTGCATGATGTAAGTATTGAGGTTAATCAAGGGGAAATAGTAACCTTAATCGGGGCTAATGGTGCGGGTAAAAGCACAACCTTACGAACTGTTTCGGGCTTATTGACACCTAAAAAAGGTGAGGTTACTTTTGAGGGGCAAAATATTGCTGGCTTAGCACCTCATAAAATTGTAAGCTTAGGCCTGTCACAAGTGCCGGAAGGGCGGCGTGTATTTGCCAATATGAGCGTTTTAGAGAATTTAGAATTAGGGGCATATTTGCGGAATGATAAGGCTGGAATTGAGCAAGATATGCAGGATGTCTTTAAGAAATTTCCGCGGTTATTAGAGCGTAAAGAACAGTTATCTGGTACTTTATCTGGGGGCGAACAGCAGATGCTAGCGATGGGCAGAGCCTTAATGAGTCGGCCAAAACTGTTGTTGCTAGATGAGCCCTCAATGGGACTTGCCCCGCTGCTAGTAAAAGAAATTTTTAATATAATCCAAGAAATTAATCAAAGTGGGACAACGGTGTTGTTAGTTGAACAAAATGCCCATATGGCTCTTTCCATTGCACATCGCGCTTATGTTTTAGAAACCGGGAAAATAGCTTTGGCGGGTTCGGCAAAAGAATTAGCGAATAGCGAAGAAGTGAGAAAAGCCTATCTAGGTGGCTAA
- a CDS encoding DUF951 domain-containing protein, with protein MEIMKYQVGDVVKMKKPHPCGINEWEITRTGVDFALKCLGCQRQVMIPRIKFERAVRDIVKKAEGK; from the coding sequence ATGGAAATCATGAAATATCAAGTTGGCGATGTTGTGAAAATGAAAAAACCTCACCCTTGTGGTATAAATGAGTGGGAAATTACCCGAACAGGGGTGGATTTTGCGCTAAAATGTTTGGGTTGTCAGCGCCAAGTAATGATTCCGCGCATCAAATTTGAACGCGCGGTACGTGATATAGTTAAAAAAGCTGAAGGTAAATAG
- a CDS encoding CBS and ACT domain-containing protein: MFVQNYMTSKPITASVDISILDAAEIMRVSKVRRLPLVDAQGILQGIVTDRDVRQATPSSATTLDKHELSYLLGKLTAKSIMTRNVITIGGEATIEEAALLMYKRRIGGLVIVDAENKVQGIITETDIFKVFVDTMGLLEGKTRLTINANDRIGVLGEISNVFRDLSLNITSIVTTPMKNGKKELVIRADVVDKKELLVEKLREKGFEVTHITEIG, translated from the coding sequence GTGTTTGTACAAAACTATATGACCAGTAAACCAATTACCGCAAGTGTTGATATTAGCATTTTAGATGCGGCAGAAATTATGCGTGTCAGTAAAGTGCGGCGCTTACCTTTAGTAGATGCCCAAGGGATTTTACAGGGAATAGTTACTGATCGCGATGTGCGCCAAGCAACACCGTCGTCAGCAACGACTTTAGATAAACATGAGCTAAGTTATCTGTTAGGGAAACTTACCGCCAAAAGCATTATGACGCGCAATGTAATTACCATCGGTGGTGAGGCGACAATTGAAGAAGCGGCGCTTTTGATGTATAAACGTCGTATTGGTGGTTTGGTTATCGTTGATGCTGAAAATAAAGTTCAGGGTATTATTACCGAAACTGATATTTTTAAAGTTTTTGTAGATACTATGGGCTTGTTAGAAGGGAAAACTCGTTTAACAATCAATGCTAATGATCGCATTGGCGTACTCGGAGAAATTTCTAATGTGTTTCGCGATTTAAGTCTAAATATCACCAGTATTGTGACTACGCCCATGAAAAATGGGAAGAAAGAGTTAGTAATTCGCGCTGATGTGGTCGATAAAAAAGAATTATTAGTAGAAAAATTACGGGAAAAAGGGTTTGAAGTAACTCATATAACCGAAATTGGTTGA
- a CDS encoding M23 family metallopeptidase, translating to MKLTKKKPDKREYTFMIVPHRDDKIYSLRVPIKRLKLIAGSIATCLVVCAGLFTYQAYTVQQAASSQSELQELRANKDVQEQKLVVLAQKTTEIQKQISEIEALENEVKRALGNPETSSTSRSGVERTERSGGQGGPIAKNNVDSLQLQLNSLEAALKSKDASLKELKSQLEERNQKLARTPSIWPTEGDITSRFGWRQSPFGYGSDWHPGVDIANSIGTPIHATADGVVTNAGWYGGYGRYVEIDHGYGYVTAYGHHSAIVVAIGQQVKKGDVIAYVGNSGMSTGPHVHYEVRVNGREVNPMTFMQ from the coding sequence GTGAAGTTAACAAAGAAAAAACCGGATAAGCGTGAATATACCTTTATGATCGTGCCGCACCGCGATGATAAAATTTATAGTTTAAGAGTACCAATCAAGCGTCTTAAGCTAATAGCGGGCTCAATAGCTACTTGTTTAGTGGTATGTGCAGGTTTATTTACCTACCAAGCATATACCGTGCAACAAGCAGCTAGTAGTCAGTCTGAATTACAAGAACTGCGAGCCAACAAAGATGTGCAAGAACAAAAACTGGTAGTTTTAGCGCAAAAGACTACGGAAATACAAAAGCAAATATCAGAAATAGAAGCGCTAGAAAATGAAGTTAAACGAGCTTTGGGCAACCCTGAAACGAGTTCTACTTCGCGCTCGGGTGTTGAAAGAACAGAACGTAGTGGTGGGCAAGGTGGTCCTATCGCTAAAAATAACGTAGATAGTCTGCAACTACAGCTAAATAGTTTGGAAGCGGCTTTGAAAAGCAAAGATGCTAGTTTAAAAGAATTAAAAAGTCAATTAGAAGAACGCAATCAAAAATTAGCGAGAACGCCTTCTATTTGGCCAACTGAAGGTGATATTACTTCACGTTTTGGGTGGCGACAATCTCCCTTTGGTTATGGGAGTGATTGGCATCCAGGCGTAGATATTGCCAATTCCATTGGGACGCCAATACATGCTACTGCGGATGGAGTAGTTACTAATGCTGGCTGGTATGGTGGTTATGGTCGGTATGTAGAAATAGATCATGGTTATGGCTATGTAACAGCGTATGGACATCATTCGGCTATTGTGGTAGCTATAGGTCAACAAGTTAAAAAAGGTGATGTTATTGCTTACGTCGGCAACTCAGGTATGAGTACTGGTCCACATGTTCATTATGAAGTGCGTGTAAATGGCCGAGAAGTTAATCCGATGACTTTTATGCAATAA